One part of the Arthrobacter tumbae genome encodes these proteins:
- a CDS encoding alpha/beta hydrolase family protein has product MAPQRYTYGSDAQQFAELYLPLGQPRPGVVVIIHGGFWRSRYTLELGVPLAEDLTSRGFACWNLEYRRVGNGGGWPQTFEDVAAGIDLLASAAEEHTLDTSTTTALGHSAGGHLAVWAAGRSSLRQDAPGGGMPAVPITGVVSQSGVLNLQRAHEEGLGNGAVQDLLGERDGEKYRLADPMTAIPLPVPVLALHGEDDTTVPLSQSESYVNAALAAGGSAELVQIPGDHFAMITPGTDAWAQVVAAVERLG; this is encoded by the coding sequence ATGGCACCCCAGCGCTACACCTATGGCAGCGATGCGCAGCAGTTCGCCGAGCTTTACCTCCCGCTGGGGCAACCGCGGCCCGGTGTCGTCGTCATCATTCACGGCGGGTTCTGGCGCAGTCGCTACACCCTCGAACTCGGGGTCCCGCTCGCCGAAGACCTCACCTCCCGCGGATTCGCCTGCTGGAACCTCGAGTACCGTCGCGTCGGCAACGGTGGCGGTTGGCCCCAGACCTTCGAGGATGTCGCAGCGGGAATTGACCTGCTCGCCTCCGCGGCGGAGGAACACACTCTGGACACCAGTACGACGACGGCGCTCGGCCACTCCGCAGGCGGTCACCTTGCGGTGTGGGCAGCCGGGCGGTCCTCGCTGCGGCAGGATGCGCCGGGAGGCGGCATGCCTGCTGTGCCGATCACCGGCGTCGTGAGTCAGTCCGGGGTGCTGAACCTGCAGCGTGCCCACGAAGAGGGGCTTGGCAACGGGGCTGTGCAGGACCTCCTGGGTGAACGCGACGGGGAGAAGTACCGCCTCGCTGATCCCATGACGGCGATTCCGCTCCCGGTGCCGGTGCTGGCCCTGCACGGGGAGGATGATACGACCGTCCCGCTCAGCCAGTCGGAGTCGTATGTCAATGCGGCACTGGCCGCAGGTGGGTCGGCTGAACTGGTGCAGATTCCCGGAGACCACTTCGCGATGATCACCCCCGGGACGGACGCCTGGGCGCAGGTAGTCGCAGCCGTTGAGCGTCTCGGATAA
- a CDS encoding YbhB/YbcL family Raf kinase inhibitor-like protein: MTRDPYADLPEVPSFELTSTDIADNQPLDALQASGRMGAGGQDVSPQLSWSGFPEGTRSFAVTVYDPDAPTASGFWHWAVFNIPVGTTSLPAGAGTEDGAGLPAGAVQLKNDGGFPGFVGAAPPPGHGAHHYHVVVHAVDVEQLEIPAEASNAYLGFNLFSHTLGRARIVGTYEQ, translated from the coding sequence ATGACCCGCGATCCTTACGCAGACCTTCCAGAAGTTCCATCGTTCGAGCTGACAAGCACCGACATCGCCGACAACCAGCCCCTGGACGCGTTGCAGGCGTCGGGTCGGATGGGTGCAGGCGGGCAAGATGTCTCGCCGCAGCTGAGCTGGAGCGGATTCCCGGAGGGAACTCGAAGCTTCGCCGTCACGGTCTATGATCCGGACGCTCCCACCGCCAGCGGATTCTGGCACTGGGCCGTGTTCAACATTCCTGTGGGCACCACGTCGCTGCCTGCCGGCGCCGGTACCGAAGACGGCGCAGGCCTGCCTGCAGGCGCAGTGCAGTTGAAGAACGACGGCGGCTTTCCCGGGTTTGTGGGCGCGGCACCGCCACCTGGACACGGCGCGCACCACTATCACGTGGTGGTGCACGCGGTCGATGTTGAGCAGCTGGAGATCCCGGCAGAGGCCTCGAACGCCTACCTCGGCTTCAATCTCTTCTCCCACACCCTGGGCCGCGCGCGTATCGTGGGCACCTACGAACAATAG
- a CDS encoding HAD family hydrolase, whose product MRLVASDMDGTIVGHDGRISERTVRAFEACLDAGIEVVFVTGRPPRWLQPLRDLGFKGTVICSNGALTYDLGREEVLDSHLLDGESIFEAQDIIRKLYPAVRFAAETVDSFLIEPGFADPGSVELLGAAEPRPLRESLNGSGVIKFLARERDITPDEFLHGVGPAVEHLVATTHSAPSVPLLEMSVPGINKSVTLARYAAQLGVDQTDVIAFGDMPNDIQMLGWAGHGYAMASGHPDALSAANLRAPAFDDDGVAQVLEERLAALKSA is encoded by the coding sequence ATGCGTTTGGTCGCCAGCGACATGGACGGCACCATCGTCGGCCACGACGGCCGGATCTCGGAGCGGACAGTTCGCGCGTTTGAGGCATGCCTTGATGCCGGCATCGAAGTGGTCTTTGTTACCGGACGCCCGCCGCGTTGGCTTCAGCCCCTGCGGGATCTCGGTTTCAAGGGAACCGTCATCTGTTCCAACGGAGCACTGACCTATGACCTCGGACGCGAGGAAGTCCTCGACTCACACCTCCTCGACGGTGAGAGCATCTTCGAGGCCCAGGACATCATCCGGAAGCTCTACCCGGCAGTGCGGTTCGCCGCGGAAACCGTGGACAGCTTCCTCATCGAACCGGGGTTTGCGGATCCGGGCTCCGTCGAGCTGCTCGGTGCCGCCGAGCCGCGGCCGCTTCGTGAGTCGCTCAACGGCTCGGGCGTCATCAAGTTCCTCGCCAGGGAGCGTGACATCACGCCTGACGAATTTCTGCACGGTGTGGGCCCGGCAGTCGAACACCTGGTTGCCACCACACATTCGGCGCCCAGCGTCCCGCTGCTTGAGATGAGCGTTCCCGGGATCAACAAGTCGGTGACGCTTGCCAGGTACGCGGCTCAATTGGGCGTGGACCAGACGGATGTCATTGCCTTCGGTGATATGCCGAACGATATCCAGATGCTGGGCTGGGCGGGCCACGGCTACGCGATGGCCTCCGGTCACCCCGACGCACTGTCAGCGGCAAATCTTCGCGCACCAGCGTTCGACGACGACGGCGTGGCGCAGGTTCTCGAGGAGCGGCTGGCCGCGCTGAAGTCGGCCTGA
- a CDS encoding zinc-ribbon domain-containing protein yields MLILFGFRTAVKELFRRQAVCPNCGQHASQRVDERSSKFTVFFIPLFTTRRRYLRTCAYCGVTAELSRSEKNALA; encoded by the coding sequence ATGCTGATTCTGTTTGGATTCAGGACCGCGGTGAAGGAACTGTTCCGCAGGCAGGCCGTGTGCCCCAATTGCGGCCAGCATGCTTCCCAGCGGGTTGACGAGCGCTCCTCGAAGTTCACGGTGTTCTTCATCCCGCTCTTCACCACCCGTCGCCGCTACCTGCGGACCTGCGCATACTGCGGCGTCACGGCCGAGCTGTCCAGGAGCGAGAAGAACGCGCTGGCGTAG
- a CDS encoding carbohydrate kinase family protein, which yields MLTVIGEALIDEVLSDTAPPRAHVGGSPLNVAVGLARLGHSAQFLGRFGDDEFGRRIHQHLADNSVLAPLPPDSHPTSVASARLDPAGGANYTFQLTWELPDVAGHDKLFNGTTLVHTGSIASMLAPGAHDVLAAIQHARPLATVSYDPNCRPTIIKDVAYARSQAEKFVALADVVKASDEDLEWLYPGQDHRESARRWLGLGPAVVVVTRGSKGPWAVVDRGECEVPAPATSVVDTVGAGDSFMAALLSALVDRELDGGQRRNELRALSVEQVQGVLAFAAAAAAVTVSRAGANPPTRDELRAQGVYA from the coding sequence GTGCTCACAGTAATCGGCGAAGCCCTCATCGACGAAGTCCTCAGCGATACCGCGCCTCCGCGAGCGCACGTTGGCGGAAGCCCGCTCAACGTGGCTGTGGGGCTGGCCCGCCTCGGACACTCGGCGCAGTTCCTGGGCCGGTTCGGGGATGACGAGTTCGGCCGCCGCATCCACCAGCACCTTGCCGACAATTCAGTGCTTGCACCGCTGCCGCCGGACTCGCACCCGACCAGCGTGGCGTCAGCGAGACTCGATCCGGCAGGCGGAGCGAACTACACCTTCCAGCTCACCTGGGAACTGCCTGACGTCGCGGGGCACGACAAACTGTTCAACGGAACCACCCTCGTCCATACCGGGTCCATAGCTTCGATGCTGGCTCCCGGCGCACACGATGTGCTGGCCGCGATCCAGCACGCGCGTCCCCTCGCAACCGTCAGCTATGACCCGAACTGCAGGCCGACCATCATCAAGGACGTCGCCTATGCGCGGTCGCAGGCCGAGAAGTTCGTCGCGCTCGCGGATGTGGTCAAGGCATCGGATGAGGACCTCGAGTGGTTGTATCCGGGACAGGACCACCGCGAGTCGGCGCGCCGGTGGCTGGGGCTGGGCCCCGCCGTCGTCGTCGTGACGCGTGGTTCCAAAGGTCCGTGGGCCGTGGTGGACCGCGGGGAATGTGAGGTTCCGGCACCGGCAACCTCCGTGGTGGACACCGTCGGGGCAGGCGACTCCTTCATGGCTGCGTTGCTCAGCGCCCTGGTGGACCGGGAACTGGACGGCGGGCAGCGGCGGAATGAGTTGCGCGCCCTGTCCGTTGAGCAAGTGCAGGGCGTGCTGGCGTTCGCCGCTGCGGCTGCGGCCGTAACCGTGTCACGTGCCGGCGCCAATCCGCCCACCCGAGATGAACTGAGAGCACAAGGAGTGTACGCATGA
- a CDS encoding PGPGW domain-containing protein: MSARSRFHRAAHRTGLEILGWTLVVLGFAALVLPGPGLLMLVGGLAVLSQQYEWAERKLHPIKKQAYKAARIGVKTWPRIAVSALSAFGFMALGIFWMVKPPAPDWWPLEDELWLIGGWGTGLSLVLSAIIALTLLVYSIRRFR; the protein is encoded by the coding sequence ATGAGCGCGCGATCCCGGTTCCACCGGGCTGCCCACCGTACCGGCCTGGAAATTCTCGGCTGGACCCTCGTTGTGCTCGGATTCGCTGCGTTGGTATTGCCCGGCCCGGGCCTCCTGATGCTGGTCGGCGGGCTTGCCGTCCTGTCCCAGCAATATGAGTGGGCCGAACGCAAACTGCATCCCATCAAGAAGCAGGCCTACAAGGCCGCGCGGATCGGTGTAAAGACCTGGCCCCGGATTGCCGTCAGTGCGCTGAGCGCCTTCGGCTTCATGGCGCTGGGGATTTTTTGGATGGTCAAGCCCCCGGCACCGGACTGGTGGCCGCTGGAGGACGAATTGTGGCTGATCGGCGGCTGGGGCACAGGGCTCAGCCTGGTGCTCTCGGCCATCATCGCGCTTACCCTCCTCGTCTACAGCATCCGCCGCTTCCGATAG